The following coding sequences are from one Rhinoraja longicauda isolate Sanriku21f chromosome 7, sRhiLon1.1, whole genome shotgun sequence window:
- the dis3 gene encoding exosome complex exonuclease RRP44 isoform X1 produces the protein MLKSKIFVKKTRSGGVLKIVREHYLRDDIVCGWRPCEECEAPAQEDQDPDQVQVQVPDRAHLNDEPLTSSELCPQPHFVLPDTNVILHQIDILEHPAIQNVIMLQTVLQEVRHRSAPVYKRIKDVIHNPEKHFYTFTNEHHKDTYIEQEQGEGTNDRNDRAIRVAVKWYNEHLKKSQNSNVHIQVILMTNDRKNKERAEKDGLTAFTCDEYIKSLAGNPELIDRLACIADATKEIESSKLIFTEHLALSKIQQGLKSNSYLQGTFRANRDNYLEATVWVHGEEGKIKEILIQGLKNLNRAIHEDTVAVELLPKEMWIAPSAVVLQDEDQAEEAGEDEQELLMKNAATKNASKPTGKVVGIIKRNWRPFCGMISKSAIKESTRHLFTPADRRIPRIRIETRQAAALEKQRIIVVIDGWPRNSRYPNGHFVRSLGNAGDKETETEVLLLEHDVPHLPFSQAVLSFLPKMPWEITEQDLKKRMDLRHLHICSVDPPGCTDIDDALHCRELENGNMEVGVHIADVSHFIRPGNALDQESANRGTTVYLCEKRIDMVPELLSSNLCSLRSNVERFAFSCIWEMTHNAEILRTTFTKTIINSKASLTYVEAQMRIDDKNMIDEVTKGLRCLNKLAKILKKQRIDKGALTLSSPEVRFHIDSETHDPIDLQAKELKETNSMVEEFMLLANISVAQKIYEEFSECALLRKHPAPPLSNYDILVKAASSKNLIIQTDSAKALAGSLDKAEVPGSPYLNTLLRILTTRCMMQAVYFCSGMDTDFHHFGLASPIYTHFTSPIRRYSDIIVHRLLAVAIDADSTYPDIMDKHKQQALCNNLNYRHKMAQYSQRASVAYHTQLFFKNKGIVDDVGYILFVKKNAIVVLIPKFGLEGTVFFEEKGKQSLKIQYNEETPSITVEGTLFKMFDKVTVTITVDASNIQHQKIRMGLVDPVIPGVSIPRSTPQQSKANEEPILKKAKHI, from the exons ATGTTGAAGTCCAAAATCTTCGTGAAGAAGACGAGGTCGGGAGGAGTGCTGAAGATCGTCCGTGAGCACTACCTGCGCGACGACATCGTGTGCGGCTGGCGGCCGTGCGAGGAGTGCGAGGCTCCGGCCCAGGAGGACCAGGACCCGGACCAAGTCCAGGTCCAGGTCCCGGACCGGGCCCACCTCAACGATGAGCCCCTCACCAGCAGCGAGCTCTGCCCGCAACCCCACTTCGTCCTGCCCGACACCAACGTGATACTTCACCAG ATTGATATCCTTGAACATCCTGCGATCCAGAATGTGATAATGCTGCAGACAGTGTTGCAAGAAGTCAGACATCGAAGTGCTCCAGTGTACAAAAGAATCAAGGATGTAATTCACAACCCTGAAAAGCATTTTTACACTTTCACAAATGAACATCACAA AGATAcctacatagaacaagaacaaggTGAAGGAACAAATGACAGAAATGATCGAGCAATACGAGTAGCAGTGAAATGGTATAATGAGCATCTGAAAAAATCGCAAAACAGCAATGTGCACATTCAGGTTATCTTAATGACAAATGACAGAAAGAATAAAGAGCGTGCTGAAAAAGATGGCCTGACTGCATTTACTT GTGATGAATATATCAAAAGTTTGGCTGGAAATCCTGAACTGATTGATCGACTGGCTTGCATTGCTGATGCTACT AAAGAAATAGAGAGCAGTAAGCTGATTTTTACAGAACATTTGGCTCTGTCCAAAATACAACAAGGTTTGAAGTCTAATTCTTACCTCCAAGGAACCTTTCGAGCCAACAGAGACAATTATCTGGAAGCTACAGTCTGGGTCCATGGTGAAGAAGGAAAAATCAAAGAG ATCCTTATTCAGGGGCTGAAGAATCTAAATCGCGCTATTCATGAAGATACAGTAGCTGTAGAATTGCTCCCCAAAGAAATGTGGATtgcaccatcagcagttgtacttCAAGATGAAGACCAAGCTGAAgaagctggagaggatgagcaagAACTACTT ATGAAGAATGCTGCAACTAAGAATGCTTCAAAGCCAACAGGTAAAGTTGTTGGGATAATTAAACGGAACTGGAGACCATTCTGTGGTATGATTTCAAAGTCAGCAATTAAAGAG TCAACAAGGCATTTGTTCACACCGGCAGACCGCAGGATCCCTAGGATTCGAATAGAAACACGACAGGCTGCTGCACTTGAGAAGCAGAGAATAATTGTGGTCATTGATGGTTGGCCAAGAAATTCTCGCTATCCCAAT GGCCACTTTGTCAGAAGCCTCGGAAACGCTGGCGATAAAGAAACAGAAACTGAAGTTCTTCTGTTGGAGCATGATGTCCCCCATCTACCTTTCTCACAGGCTGTTCTTAGTTTTCTACCTAAGATGCCTTGGGAAATCACAGAACAG GATTTGAAGAAACGGATGGATCTAAGGCATCTCCATATCTGCAGTGTGGATCCTCCTGGATGTACTGATATTGACGATGCTCTGCACTGTAGAGAATTAGAGAATGGAAATATGGAG GTTGGGGTACATATAGCAGATGTGAGCCATTTCATTCGTCCAGGAAATGCACTGGATCAAGAGTCAGCAAATCGGGGAACTACCGTTTATCTTTGTGAAAAG AGAATTGACATGGTTCCAGAACTGCTCAGCTCGAATCTTTGCTCTTTAAGATCCAACGTGGAGAG GTTTGCATTTTCTTGCATATGGGAAATGACACACAATGCTGAAATTCTACGTACTACGTTTACAAAAACTATAATTAATTCTAAG GCATCACTTACATATGTTGAAGCACAGATGAGAATTGATGATAAAAACATGATTGATGAGGTTACAAAAGGACTTCGATGCTTAAATAAACTAGCAAAAATTCTGAAAAAGCAAAGGATTGACAAAGG TGCTCTCACGTTATCTTCTCCAGAAGTTCGATTTCATATTGACAGTGAGACTCATGATCCTATTGACCTTCAAGCAAAAGAATTAAA GGAAACCAATTCAATGGTAGAGGAGTTCATGTTGCTGGCAAATATCTCAGTTGCGCAGAAAATTTATGAAGAATTCTCAGAATGTGCACTCCTCAGAAAGCATCCAGCACCTCCTCTCTCTAACTACGACATCCTTGTGAAAGCAGCAAGTTCCAAA AATTTAATTATCCAGACAGATTCAGCAAAGGCTCTGGCAGGGTCTTTGGATAAAGCAGAGGTTCCAGGATCCCCATATTTGAACACACTCCTGCGAATCCTAACCACGCGTTGTATGATGCAGGCTGTGTACTTTTGCTCAGGAATGGACACCGACTTTCACCATTTTGGTCTGGCTTCACCCATCTACACTCACTTCACATCACCAATCAGAAG ATATTCAGATATAATAGTACATCGCCTCTTAGctgtggcaattgatgctgactcCACCTATCCAGATATCATGGATAAACATAAACAACAAGCATTGTGTAATAACCTCAACTATCGGCACAAAATGGCACAATATTCCCAGCGGGCTTCAGTGGCATACCACACCCAG TTATTCTTTAAAAACAAAGGAATTGTTGATGATGTTGGTTACATTCTGTTTGTGAAAAAGAATGCTATTGTGGTGCTCATTCCAAAGTTTGGGTTGGAGGGAACAGTTTTCTTTGAAGAGAAAGGCAAGCAATCCCTAAAGATACAGTACAATGAAGAG ACTCCATCTATAACAGTGGAAGGGACATTATTCAAAATGTTTGACAAGGTAACTGTGACAATCACAGTGGATGCATCAAATATTCAGCACCAGAAAATCAGAATGGGATTGGTTGATCCAGTG ATTCCTGGAGTCAGCATCCCAAGATCTACTCCACAgcaaagcaaagccaatgaagaacCTATACTGAAGAAAGCCAAGCATATCTAG
- the dis3 gene encoding exosome complex exonuclease RRP44 isoform X2 — MLKSKIFVKKTRSGGVLKIVREHYLRDDIVCGWRPCEECEAPAQEDQDPDQVQVQVPDRAHLNDEPLTSSELCPQPHFVLPDTNVILHQIDILEHPAIQNVIMLQTVLQEVRHRSAPVYKRIKDVIHNPEKHFYTFTNEHHKDTYIEQEQGEGTNDRNDRAIRVAVKWYNEHLKKSQNSNVHIQVILMTNDRKNKERAEKDGLTAFTCDEYIKSLAGNPELIDRLACIADATKEIESSKLIFTEHLALSKIQQGLKSNSYLQGTFRANRDNYLEATVWVHGEEGKIKEILIQGLKNLNRAIHEDTVAVELLPKEMWIAPSAVVLQDEDQAEEAGEDEQELLMKNAATKNASKPTGKVVGIIKRNWRPFCGMISKSAIKESTRHLFTPADRRIPRIRIETRQAAALEKQRIIVVIDGWPRNSRYPNGHFVRSLGNAGDKETETEVLLLEHDVPHLPFSQAVLSFLPKMPWEITEQDLKKRMDLRHLHICSVDPPGCTDIDDALHCRELENGNMEVGVHIADVSHFIRPGNALDQESANRGTTVYLCEKRIDMVPELLSSNLCSLRSNVERFAFSCIWEMTHNAEILRTTFTKTIINSKASLTYVEAQMRIDDKNMIDEVTKGLRCLNKLAKILKKQRIDKGALTLSSPEVRFHIDSETHDPIDLQAKELKETNSMVEEFMLLANISVAQKIYEEFSECALLRKHPAPPLSNYDILVKAASSKNLIIQTDSAKALAGSLDKAEVPGSPYLNTLLRILTTRCMMQAVYFCSGMDTDFHHFGLASPIYTHFTSPIRRYSDIIVHRLLAVAIDADSTYPDIMDKHKQQALCNNLNYRHKMAQYSQRASVAYHTQLFFKNKGIVDDVGYILFVKKNAIVVLIPKFGLEGTVFFEEKGKQSLKIQYNEETPSITVEGTLFKMFDKVTVTITVDASNIQHQKIRMGLVDPVLKDFSVQTLKINFL; from the exons ATGTTGAAGTCCAAAATCTTCGTGAAGAAGACGAGGTCGGGAGGAGTGCTGAAGATCGTCCGTGAGCACTACCTGCGCGACGACATCGTGTGCGGCTGGCGGCCGTGCGAGGAGTGCGAGGCTCCGGCCCAGGAGGACCAGGACCCGGACCAAGTCCAGGTCCAGGTCCCGGACCGGGCCCACCTCAACGATGAGCCCCTCACCAGCAGCGAGCTCTGCCCGCAACCCCACTTCGTCCTGCCCGACACCAACGTGATACTTCACCAG ATTGATATCCTTGAACATCCTGCGATCCAGAATGTGATAATGCTGCAGACAGTGTTGCAAGAAGTCAGACATCGAAGTGCTCCAGTGTACAAAAGAATCAAGGATGTAATTCACAACCCTGAAAAGCATTTTTACACTTTCACAAATGAACATCACAA AGATAcctacatagaacaagaacaaggTGAAGGAACAAATGACAGAAATGATCGAGCAATACGAGTAGCAGTGAAATGGTATAATGAGCATCTGAAAAAATCGCAAAACAGCAATGTGCACATTCAGGTTATCTTAATGACAAATGACAGAAAGAATAAAGAGCGTGCTGAAAAAGATGGCCTGACTGCATTTACTT GTGATGAATATATCAAAAGTTTGGCTGGAAATCCTGAACTGATTGATCGACTGGCTTGCATTGCTGATGCTACT AAAGAAATAGAGAGCAGTAAGCTGATTTTTACAGAACATTTGGCTCTGTCCAAAATACAACAAGGTTTGAAGTCTAATTCTTACCTCCAAGGAACCTTTCGAGCCAACAGAGACAATTATCTGGAAGCTACAGTCTGGGTCCATGGTGAAGAAGGAAAAATCAAAGAG ATCCTTATTCAGGGGCTGAAGAATCTAAATCGCGCTATTCATGAAGATACAGTAGCTGTAGAATTGCTCCCCAAAGAAATGTGGATtgcaccatcagcagttgtacttCAAGATGAAGACCAAGCTGAAgaagctggagaggatgagcaagAACTACTT ATGAAGAATGCTGCAACTAAGAATGCTTCAAAGCCAACAGGTAAAGTTGTTGGGATAATTAAACGGAACTGGAGACCATTCTGTGGTATGATTTCAAAGTCAGCAATTAAAGAG TCAACAAGGCATTTGTTCACACCGGCAGACCGCAGGATCCCTAGGATTCGAATAGAAACACGACAGGCTGCTGCACTTGAGAAGCAGAGAATAATTGTGGTCATTGATGGTTGGCCAAGAAATTCTCGCTATCCCAAT GGCCACTTTGTCAGAAGCCTCGGAAACGCTGGCGATAAAGAAACAGAAACTGAAGTTCTTCTGTTGGAGCATGATGTCCCCCATCTACCTTTCTCACAGGCTGTTCTTAGTTTTCTACCTAAGATGCCTTGGGAAATCACAGAACAG GATTTGAAGAAACGGATGGATCTAAGGCATCTCCATATCTGCAGTGTGGATCCTCCTGGATGTACTGATATTGACGATGCTCTGCACTGTAGAGAATTAGAGAATGGAAATATGGAG GTTGGGGTACATATAGCAGATGTGAGCCATTTCATTCGTCCAGGAAATGCACTGGATCAAGAGTCAGCAAATCGGGGAACTACCGTTTATCTTTGTGAAAAG AGAATTGACATGGTTCCAGAACTGCTCAGCTCGAATCTTTGCTCTTTAAGATCCAACGTGGAGAG GTTTGCATTTTCTTGCATATGGGAAATGACACACAATGCTGAAATTCTACGTACTACGTTTACAAAAACTATAATTAATTCTAAG GCATCACTTACATATGTTGAAGCACAGATGAGAATTGATGATAAAAACATGATTGATGAGGTTACAAAAGGACTTCGATGCTTAAATAAACTAGCAAAAATTCTGAAAAAGCAAAGGATTGACAAAGG TGCTCTCACGTTATCTTCTCCAGAAGTTCGATTTCATATTGACAGTGAGACTCATGATCCTATTGACCTTCAAGCAAAAGAATTAAA GGAAACCAATTCAATGGTAGAGGAGTTCATGTTGCTGGCAAATATCTCAGTTGCGCAGAAAATTTATGAAGAATTCTCAGAATGTGCACTCCTCAGAAAGCATCCAGCACCTCCTCTCTCTAACTACGACATCCTTGTGAAAGCAGCAAGTTCCAAA AATTTAATTATCCAGACAGATTCAGCAAAGGCTCTGGCAGGGTCTTTGGATAAAGCAGAGGTTCCAGGATCCCCATATTTGAACACACTCCTGCGAATCCTAACCACGCGTTGTATGATGCAGGCTGTGTACTTTTGCTCAGGAATGGACACCGACTTTCACCATTTTGGTCTGGCTTCACCCATCTACACTCACTTCACATCACCAATCAGAAG ATATTCAGATATAATAGTACATCGCCTCTTAGctgtggcaattgatgctgactcCACCTATCCAGATATCATGGATAAACATAAACAACAAGCATTGTGTAATAACCTCAACTATCGGCACAAAATGGCACAATATTCCCAGCGGGCTTCAGTGGCATACCACACCCAG TTATTCTTTAAAAACAAAGGAATTGTTGATGATGTTGGTTACATTCTGTTTGTGAAAAAGAATGCTATTGTGGTGCTCATTCCAAAGTTTGGGTTGGAGGGAACAGTTTTCTTTGAAGAGAAAGGCAAGCAATCCCTAAAGATACAGTACAATGAAGAG ACTCCATCTATAACAGTGGAAGGGACATTATTCAAAATGTTTGACAAGGTAACTGTGACAATCACAGTGGATGCATCAAATATTCAGCACCAGAAAATCAGAATGGGATTGGTTGATCCAGTG TTGAAAGACTTCAGTGTACAAACTTTGAAAATTAATTTCTTATGA